One Aliidiomarina minuta genomic region harbors:
- a CDS encoding SLC13 family permease, whose product MSFDQLTIIVILLLAVGMFIWGRWRHDMVALATLLACVFMGLVPTDIAFAGFGHPAVITVACVLVLSSALQSSGAVDVLAQKALPKNSGPTVTIASLTALAAVMSAFMNNVGAMALLMPVAIQLAGKLDMPPGRVLMPVAFGSILGGMTTLIGTPPNLIVSGFRSEAGAEGFAMFAFTPVGIVVASVGVIFVALLGWRLVPERKRIDASSFDTAAYITEVRVRSEGKTDGMRVFELEKALDEHDAQVVGILRGNEQVTAPNPRRKLKADDILVLEADPESLGGALSSLGLRLQESVKPEDSKDGEEEHQRPSMFMGRAVTAASLSKEQKEEQDKEKERSSGDVVIMELSVLPDAEIIGRAASDLALRTRYSVNLLAVSRQGQHNIKRIRHTRLRAGDVLLMQGDAENLAEFASDFGCVPLAEREIRVPSKRKAILATAVMGGAIAGAAFGLLPAAVSFAAGVLAVMVLKVVAPRKIYSAIDWPVVVLLAALIPVAGAMYTTGTADLIAQVMLNTLAGENSVIALVLILLITMMLSDFMNNAATAAVMCPIALSTANQLTVNADTFLMAVAVGASCAFLTPIGHQNNTLILGPGGFKFGDYWRLGVPLEIIVIVVGIPALLLFWPL is encoded by the coding sequence ATGAGTTTTGACCAGCTCACTATTATCGTCATCTTACTGTTGGCAGTTGGCATGTTTATCTGGGGCCGCTGGCGCCATGACATGGTGGCACTAGCTACACTACTTGCTTGTGTTTTCATGGGATTGGTTCCGACTGATATTGCTTTTGCCGGATTCGGCCACCCGGCGGTTATTACTGTAGCCTGCGTCCTGGTGTTAAGTAGTGCGCTGCAGTCTTCCGGTGCCGTTGACGTGTTAGCTCAGAAAGCACTGCCGAAAAACTCAGGACCGACGGTGACTATTGCTTCGCTCACCGCTCTGGCGGCGGTTATGTCCGCATTTATGAACAATGTCGGCGCCATGGCGTTGCTGATGCCCGTGGCGATTCAGCTTGCCGGGAAACTGGATATGCCACCCGGAAGAGTTCTGATGCCAGTCGCTTTTGGTTCCATTCTGGGCGGCATGACCACCTTGATTGGTACCCCTCCGAATCTGATAGTATCGGGTTTTCGCAGTGAAGCCGGGGCTGAGGGTTTTGCGATGTTTGCCTTTACGCCTGTTGGCATAGTAGTGGCGTCCGTAGGTGTTATTTTTGTCGCTTTGCTGGGCTGGCGATTGGTTCCGGAACGCAAACGAATCGACGCGTCCAGTTTTGATACTGCCGCCTATATTACTGAGGTCCGGGTACGTAGTGAAGGCAAAACCGATGGCATGCGGGTTTTTGAACTGGAAAAAGCGCTGGATGAGCATGATGCGCAGGTGGTCGGCATTTTGCGGGGTAACGAACAGGTGACAGCCCCGAATCCGCGGCGGAAGTTGAAAGCAGACGACATCCTGGTACTTGAAGCAGATCCTGAATCTTTGGGCGGCGCGTTGTCCAGCCTGGGGTTAAGACTTCAGGAAAGCGTCAAGCCAGAGGACAGCAAAGACGGGGAGGAAGAGCATCAGCGGCCCAGCATGTTTATGGGACGGGCGGTGACCGCGGCGTCGCTCAGTAAAGAACAAAAAGAAGAGCAGGACAAAGAAAAAGAACGCAGCAGTGGTGATGTTGTTATTATGGAACTCAGTGTTTTACCAGATGCTGAGATCATAGGCCGGGCTGCCAGTGATCTGGCGCTGCGTACACGTTATTCGGTAAATTTACTGGCGGTCTCCCGTCAGGGTCAGCATAATATCAAACGCATCCGGCATACCAGGCTGCGTGCCGGTGATGTATTACTAATGCAGGGTGATGCGGAAAATCTCGCAGAATTTGCTTCGGATTTTGGCTGCGTACCTTTAGCTGAGCGTGAAATACGGGTGCCCAGTAAGCGTAAGGCTATTCTGGCTACGGCAGTTATGGGTGGAGCAATTGCGGGGGCGGCCTTTGGGCTGCTGCCTGCCGCTGTTTCTTTCGCGGCGGGGGTACTGGCGGTGATGGTTCTTAAGGTAGTGGCCCCACGTAAAATATATTCCGCTATTGACTGGCCTGTCGTGGTTCTGTTGGCGGCACTGATACCAGTTGCAGGGGCTATGTATACCACTGGCACTGCAGACTTAATAGCGCAGGTTATGCTGAATACTCTGGCGGGTGAAAACAGCGTCATCGCTCTGGTGCTGATTTTATTGATAACCATGATGTTGTCAGACTTTATGAATAATGCGGCGACGGCGGCGGTGATGTGTCCGATAGCCTTGAGTACAGCCAATCAGCTTACGGTGAATGCGGATACCTTTTTGATGGCCGTAGCCGTGGGAGCTTCCTGTGCTTTTCTGACGCCCATAGGGCATCAGAATAACACTTTGATATTGGGGCCTGGTGGTTTTAAGTTTGGTGATTACTGGCGCCTGGGTGTGCCT
- the aroE gene encoding shikimate dehydrogenase, with translation MIPLAVFGDPIEHSLSPRIHQLFAQQSGVEVDYRRILAPEASFAQQLADFFAKGGQGANITLPHKVRVLELMDKVSARAAIAGAANTLFLKDGVVVCDNTDGEGLVRDLTRLRGPLNGSHVLIMGAGGATRGVIQPLLEAGVSKLSIGNRTLAKAQQLVTDFDKKALQLATPEQSMRPDILINATASGHSGLAPVLPADWFTGHPFCYDLSYGKAAEPFHQLAAEKSCEMTDGLGMLVAQGAASFTIWTQVEVDFVAALTSLQGDL, from the coding sequence ATGATACCTCTGGCAGTTTTCGGCGATCCTATTGAGCACAGTCTTTCGCCTCGTATTCATCAGCTGTTTGCCCAGCAAAGTGGAGTCGAAGTCGATTATCGACGTATTTTAGCACCCGAAGCCAGCTTTGCGCAGCAATTAGCTGATTTCTTCGCGAAGGGTGGTCAGGGCGCTAACATCACTCTGCCGCATAAAGTCCGAGTACTTGAGTTGATGGATAAGGTCAGCGCCCGGGCCGCGATAGCTGGCGCGGCAAATACGCTTTTTCTGAAGGACGGTGTTGTGGTTTGTGATAACACTGACGGCGAGGGCCTGGTCAGGGATCTGACTCGGTTGCGGGGACCTTTAAATGGAAGCCATGTGCTTATTATGGGGGCTGGCGGAGCGACCCGAGGGGTTATTCAGCCGCTGCTGGAAGCCGGTGTGTCCAAACTCAGTATAGGTAACAGAACTCTGGCTAAAGCACAGCAACTGGTGACAGACTTTGACAAAAAAGCATTGCAGTTAGCTACTCCAGAACAGTCAATGCGCCCTGATATCCTTATTAACGCAACTGCCAGTGGCCATTCAGGACTGGCTCCGGTATTGCCCGCGGATTGGTTTACTGGCCACCCTTTCTGTTATGACCTGAGTTACGGCAAAGCTGCTGAGCCGTTTCATCAACTAGCTGCTGAAAAATCCTGTGAAATGACGGATGGTCTTGGCATGTTAGTGGCGCAAGGCGCTGCCAGCTTCACAATATGGACTCAGGTTGAAGTTGATTTTGTCGCTGCTTTGACCAGCTTACAGGGTGATTTATGA
- a CDS encoding group II truncated hemoglobin, which translates to MLSRFFKKTEPTTATPSQYQQLGGEKAVRAMAERFYDIMQSDPEASDLLAIHPQPMTAIRLKFFEFLSGWLGGPQLFIEKYGDPRLRARHLPFSIDIKMRDQWLHCMYVVLNEQVQDPLLKQQLKAQFTRLAHHMINTAES; encoded by the coding sequence ATGTTATCCCGCTTCTTTAAAAAAACTGAGCCGACAACTGCAACACCTTCTCAGTATCAGCAACTAGGTGGAGAGAAAGCGGTAAGGGCAATGGCCGAGCGCTTTTACGACATCATGCAAAGCGATCCTGAAGCCAGTGATTTGCTGGCTATACATCCACAGCCCATGACCGCAATACGGCTAAAATTTTTTGAATTTTTAAGCGGTTGGCTAGGCGGTCCCCAACTATTCATTGAAAAATATGGCGACCCCAGATTGCGCGCTCGCCACCTGCCCTTTAGCATTGACATTAAAATGCGCGACCAATGGTTACACTGTATGTACGTGGTACTTAATGAGCAGGTACAGGATCCCCTGCTTAAACAACAGCTAAAGGCGCAGTTTACGCGCCTTGCCCACCATATGATAAATACAGCTGAATCCTAG
- the rluF gene encoding 23S rRNA pseudouridine(2604) synthase RluF: MSDSSATKRLNKWISETGICSRREADKLIAEGQVRVNGQPAEMGLQVGASDQIEVRGQLLTSKPDSVYLAYNKPVGITCTTERKVRGNIVDAVNYEHRIFPIGRLDKPSEGLILLTNDGDIVNKILRAGNEHEKEYIVTLERRFDDEFLQQMRRGVPILDTVTRQCKADRINGRTFRIVLTQGLNRQIRRMAEYLGYEVVKLKRVRIMHIDLGELAVGEWRQLAGSELRLLEQKLQHSIKTEDTSKQRSRGNRSAVKKTKSKPANTSAGFRSRKR, from the coding sequence ATGAGTGATTCCAGTGCTACTAAGCGGTTGAACAAGTGGATCAGTGAGACTGGAATCTGCTCACGCCGTGAAGCGGACAAGCTTATTGCAGAGGGGCAGGTGCGGGTGAATGGGCAACCCGCAGAAATGGGTTTACAGGTGGGCGCTTCCGATCAAATTGAAGTTCGGGGGCAATTGTTAACTAGCAAACCTGATTCTGTGTACCTGGCATACAATAAACCTGTGGGCATTACTTGCACCACAGAGCGCAAGGTGCGGGGCAATATAGTTGATGCCGTCAACTATGAACATCGTATATTTCCCATCGGAAGATTAGATAAGCCTTCGGAAGGTTTGATTTTATTGACTAATGATGGTGATATTGTAAACAAAATCTTGCGTGCGGGTAATGAACATGAGAAAGAATACATAGTTACCCTGGAACGCCGCTTTGATGATGAGTTTTTACAGCAGATGCGGCGCGGTGTGCCTATTCTGGATACGGTTACCCGGCAATGTAAGGCGGATCGCATAAATGGTCGCACCTTTCGTATTGTGCTGACGCAGGGGTTGAACCGCCAAATACGGCGTATGGCTGAGTACCTTGGTTATGAAGTGGTGAAGCTGAAGCGAGTGCGTATTATGCATATCGACCTGGGTGAGTTGGCGGTGGGAGAATGGCGCCAGTTGGCGGGCAGTGAATTACGCCTGTTGGAGCAAAAGTTACAACACTCAATTAAAACAGAAGATACATCGAAGCAGCGCTCGCGCGGTAACAGAAGTGCTGTAAAAAAAACTAAATCTAAACCCGCGAATACATCGGCAGGCTTTCGCTCTCGTAAGCGGTAA
- the hemF gene encoding oxygen-dependent coproporphyrinogen oxidase — MKEHAYLAEVKTYLLQLQDNICQQLEALDGGASFQEDSWQREAGGGGRSRVLKQGRVFEQGGVNFSHVYGAQMPASATAHRPELAGRSFHACGVSLVLHPRNPHVPTSHANVRFFIAEKAGEEPAWWFGGGFDLTPFYPREEDAVHWHKTAKKACDAFGADYYPRYKHWCDEYFYLPHREETRGVGGLFFDDLNCNLKGEKDFAHAFGLMQSVGDHFLPAYAPIVERRKDTEYGERERQFQLYRRGRYVEFNLVYDRGTLFGLQTGGRTESILMSMPPLVRWEYMHTPEPGTAESLLYERYLKPQDWLANE, encoded by the coding sequence ATGAAAGAACATGCCTATCTCGCCGAAGTGAAAACTTATCTGCTGCAGTTGCAGGACAACATTTGTCAGCAGCTGGAAGCTTTAGATGGCGGTGCTTCATTTCAGGAAGATAGCTGGCAGCGGGAAGCTGGGGGCGGTGGTCGTTCACGGGTGTTAAAGCAGGGACGGGTGTTTGAACAGGGAGGCGTTAATTTCTCTCATGTGTATGGTGCCCAGATGCCTGCGTCAGCAACCGCGCACCGACCAGAACTGGCCGGGCGCAGCTTTCATGCCTGCGGCGTTTCGCTGGTCTTGCATCCGCGTAATCCGCATGTGCCAACCAGCCATGCGAACGTGCGCTTTTTTATTGCGGAAAAAGCTGGCGAAGAGCCTGCCTGGTGGTTTGGCGGTGGTTTTGACCTGACACCTTTTTATCCTCGTGAAGAGGACGCCGTGCACTGGCACAAAACAGCCAAAAAAGCCTGTGATGCTTTTGGTGCCGACTATTATCCACGCTATAAACATTGGTGCGACGAGTATTTCTATTTGCCACACCGCGAAGAAACCCGGGGTGTAGGGGGGCTGTTTTTTGATGACCTGAACTGCAACCTGAAGGGCGAGAAAGATTTTGCGCATGCCTTTGGCTTGATGCAGTCGGTCGGTGACCATTTCCTGCCTGCGTATGCACCTATTGTGGAGCGTCGTAAAGATACCGAATACGGAGAAAGAGAACGCCAGTTTCAGTTGTACCGTCGTGGGCGTTATGTTGAATTTAACCTGGTCTATGACCGCGGCACCCTGTTCGGATTACAAACCGGTGGCCGCACAGAGTCCATTTTAATGTCCATGCCGCCTTTGGTGCGCTGGGAGTATATGCATACACCCGAGCCAGGAACAGCAGAAAGCCTTTTGTATGAACGTTACCTGAAACCTCAGGACTGGTTGGCCAATGAGTGA
- a CDS encoding L-threonylcarbamoyladenylate synthase yields MTNYTPETFIPARDALARHGVIAYPTEAVFGLGCAPYDEVAVRRLLSLKSRSAEKGLILIAADYSQLLDYVDDKKILQDQRFNVLSHWPGHTTLILPARPDVPSFLRGQHDTIAVRVTAHEPARQLCKALGTALVSTSANRSGEPALTSAEAVRNTFGEDIDWIMDAEVGKATQPSRIINPLTKEVIRS; encoded by the coding sequence ATGACTAATTATACCCCTGAAACTTTTATTCCGGCTCGTGATGCTCTGGCCCGGCATGGCGTTATTGCTTATCCCACCGAGGCTGTATTTGGTCTGGGCTGTGCCCCTTATGATGAAGTGGCCGTACGTCGTTTACTGTCTCTCAAGTCTCGTTCTGCGGAGAAGGGACTGATTCTGATTGCAGCTGATTATAGCCAGCTTCTGGACTATGTAGACGATAAAAAAATATTGCAGGATCAGCGCTTTAATGTGCTGTCTCACTGGCCGGGTCATACTACACTAATACTTCCGGCGCGGCCGGATGTGCCCTCATTCCTACGTGGCCAGCATGACACCATAGCGGTGCGGGTAACCGCCCATGAACCGGCGCGACAGTTGTGTAAGGCGTTAGGTACGGCGTTGGTGTCTACCAGTGCGAATCGTAGTGGCGAGCCCGCGTTAACTTCAGCCGAGGCAGTTAGAAACACCTTTGGTGAAGACATTGACTGGATTATGGATGCCGAAGTGGGCAAGGCTACTCAACCGAGCCGTATTATTAACCCGCTGACTAAGGAAGTTATTCGCTCATGA
- a CDS encoding type I DNA topoisomerase → MTEQNKDAALFSAQHSDADTKPCPRCDGQLRIKHIGQNSFWGCSNYPACDYTRSLQETSDFEPQPLPDAYCPECEHPLLLKKGRFGFFIGCSNFPKCDYIADPDAEEEQGALADCPQCGKGSLIERSNKYGKVFYPCDAYPKCRYALNDRPVAQTCPDCGWHVLVEKKSAAGVRLKCPQKSCSYSSEPL, encoded by the coding sequence ATGACAGAGCAGAATAAAGATGCTGCGCTATTCTCGGCGCAGCATTCTGATGCCGACACTAAACCCTGCCCGCGTTGCGATGGTCAGCTGCGAATCAAGCATATTGGCCAGAATAGTTTCTGGGGTTGTTCCAATTACCCTGCTTGCGATTATACCCGCTCATTGCAGGAAACCTCCGATTTCGAGCCCCAGCCTCTGCCCGATGCTTATTGTCCTGAGTGTGAGCATCCGTTACTGCTGAAAAAAGGTCGTTTTGGCTTTTTTATCGGCTGCAGCAATTTCCCGAAATGTGATTATATTGCTGATCCTGATGCCGAAGAAGAACAGGGTGCGCTGGCAGATTGCCCACAATGTGGCAAAGGTTCGCTTATTGAACGCAGTAATAAGTACGGCAAAGTTTTCTATCCTTGTGACGCTTACCCCAAATGCCGCTATGCGTTAAATGATAGACCTGTGGCGCAGACATGCCCGGATTGTGGCTGGCACGTATTGGTTGAAAAGAAAAGTGCAGCGGGAGTCAGACTAAAATGCCCGCAAAAATCCTGCAGTTATAGTTCAGAGCCTTTATAA
- a CDS encoding DUF494 family protein: MFDILMYLFENYVHSEMEVVVDHDELTDELTRAGFHQQEINKALAWLERLADLQDSQQTPYLNAAPQATFRAFTAGEMARLDSPSRGFLMYLEQIGVLDFTTREMVLDRVMELDTQSFALEDLKWVVLMVLFNVPGREDAYSQMEGLIFEEPEGFMH, translated from the coding sequence ATGTTTGATATCCTCATGTATCTATTTGAAAACTACGTCCATTCAGAAATGGAAGTGGTAGTAGACCACGATGAACTGACTGATGAGTTGACCCGAGCGGGATTCCATCAACAGGAAATCAATAAAGCACTGGCCTGGCTCGAACGCCTGGCCGATTTGCAGGATAGCCAGCAGACACCGTATTTGAATGCGGCGCCGCAGGCGACTTTCCGTGCCTTTACTGCGGGTGAAATGGCGCGACTGGACAGTCCCAGCCGTGGCTTTTTAATGTACCTGGAGCAAATAGGTGTGCTTGATTTTACCACTCGCGAAATGGTGCTGGATCGGGTGATGGAGCTGGATACACAAAGCTTTGCCCTGGAAGACCTGAAGTGGGTGGTATTGATGGTGCTCTTTAATGTACCGGGTCGCGAAGATGCCTACTCGCAAATGGAAGGTCTTATTTTTGAGGAGCCGGAAGGCTTCATGCACTAA
- the dprA gene encoding DNA-processing protein DprA translates to MWTQQSIGQWLSLLLAPAQLHELLSRHRVQGNLAQNAEQPFAGLSRFWQQQIPKAPDAYIETTLRWLEEDDRHFLLTRACADYPEALTHIHRPPWLLFGKGDKSLLDKPQLAVVGSRRASHYGLQHATQLTADLTRCGWAICSGMALGIDSAAHHAALEQGADTIAVLGCGPDICYPPRARELYREIGDKGVLISEFIPGTSARSDHFLRRNRIITGLSQGVLVVEASIRSGSLVTARLALEQNRNVYALPGPVTQSSYRGNHQLIQEGAILVTCAQDILAELPALQGAMELPENIENRSKVVSTGLANQQMLANVGFETTSIDSLVERTCLPVASVMNQLISLELDGWVTAVPGGYVRVRRE, encoded by the coding sequence ATGTGGACACAGCAAAGTATAGGGCAATGGTTATCGTTATTACTGGCTCCGGCTCAGCTACACGAGTTATTAAGCAGGCATCGTGTGCAGGGAAATCTGGCGCAGAATGCGGAACAGCCTTTTGCCGGCCTCAGCCGATTCTGGCAGCAACAGATTCCTAAAGCTCCCGACGCTTATATAGAAACCACGTTGAGATGGCTGGAAGAGGACGACCGCCATTTTTTATTAACCCGGGCCTGTGCTGATTATCCGGAAGCTTTAACTCATATTCACAGGCCGCCCTGGTTGTTATTTGGCAAGGGCGACAAAAGTTTACTGGATAAACCGCAGTTGGCAGTAGTGGGCAGCCGCAGGGCTTCTCATTACGGCTTACAACATGCGACACAGTTGACCGCGGACTTAACTCGCTGCGGCTGGGCTATCTGCAGTGGTATGGCGTTGGGCATAGATTCGGCTGCCCACCATGCCGCGCTGGAGCAGGGGGCCGATACCATTGCTGTACTGGGCTGTGGCCCTGACATTTGTTATCCGCCTAGAGCACGGGAGCTATACCGGGAAATAGGCGATAAAGGTGTACTGATTTCTGAGTTTATTCCCGGTACTTCGGCACGAAGCGATCATTTTCTGCGTCGCAATCGTATAATAACTGGACTAAGTCAGGGCGTGTTAGTGGTTGAAGCCAGTATTCGTAGCGGTTCACTGGTGACCGCGCGTCTTGCCTTAGAGCAGAACCGTAACGTGTATGCGTTACCTGGGCCGGTCACTCAAAGTAGCTATCGAGGTAATCATCAGCTTATACAAGAGGGCGCGATTCTGGTAACCTGTGCTCAGGACATTTTGGCTGAATTGCCTGCGTTGCAGGGGGCCATGGAACTACCTGAAAATATTGAAAACAGGTCGAAAGTGGTGTCAACAGGGTTGGCAAATCAACAAATGTTAGCTAACGTAGGCTTTGAGACCACGTCAATTGACAGCCTGGTCGAACGTACTTGTCTGCCAGTGGCGTCGGTCATGAACCAACTGATCAGTTTAGAGTTGGATGGATGGGTAACAGCTGTACCTGGCGGTTATGTCAGGGTGAGGAGGGAATAA
- the def gene encoding peptide deformylase → MATLEILQYPDDRLRKVAKPVADVDDALRNVIDNMFETMYEASGVGLAATQVDVHKRFFIADCSENQDEPLVFINPEIIERDGMHENEEGCLSFPNVYAKVERASEIKVKALDRDGNEFIREADGLLAICIQHELDHLQGKLFVDYLSPLKRNRIRKKLEKEAKLAAREA, encoded by the coding sequence ATGGCCACCCTGGAAATTTTACAGTATCCGGACGACCGTCTGCGCAAAGTAGCCAAACCCGTGGCTGACGTTGACGACGCCCTGCGCAATGTCATCGACAACATGTTTGAAACCATGTACGAAGCAAGCGGCGTGGGCCTGGCGGCAACGCAGGTCGACGTGCATAAGCGTTTTTTTATAGCTGATTGCTCGGAGAATCAGGATGAACCTCTGGTATTTATCAATCCTGAGATCATTGAACGTGATGGCATGCATGAAAATGAAGAAGGTTGCCTGAGCTTTCCAAACGTTTACGCCAAAGTGGAACGCGCCAGCGAAATCAAAGTGAAAGCGCTGGATCGTGACGGAAATGAATTCATACGCGAAGCAGACGGATTGCTGGCAATCTGCATCCAGCATGAGCTGGATCACTTGCAGGGTAAGCTTTTTGTTGACTACCTGTCGCCTTTGAAACGCAACCGTATCCGTAAGAAACTGGAAAAAGAAGCCAAACTCGCCGCCCGCGAGGCATAA
- the fmt gene encoding methionyl-tRNA formyltransferase, with the protein MRIIFAGTPDFAARHLQALLDNNHHEVVAVYTQPDRPAGRGKKLQASAVKELALQYQISIEQPESLKSESAQQQLASYQADIMIVVAYGLLLPQAVLEIPRLGCVNVHGSLLPRWRGAAPIQRAIWAGDKETGVTIMQMDEGLDTGPMLLKRSIPIENQDTSASIYNKLAELGPEALLQTLTQLENGTCNPEPQDDSNASYAKKLKKQEAQIDWKQDAEFIERCIRAFTPWPGTEFTLEGMRFKVWQANVCQGEANALPGTILQADKSGLRVQTEQGALNITQLQPPGKKAMPIADVLNARAALFQPGVILSQHE; encoded by the coding sequence GTGCGTATTATTTTTGCAGGCACTCCGGATTTCGCAGCGCGCCATTTACAGGCACTGCTGGACAATAACCATCACGAAGTAGTGGCGGTATACACACAACCTGACAGGCCCGCCGGGCGCGGTAAAAAATTACAGGCTAGCGCCGTTAAGGAGCTGGCACTTCAGTATCAGATATCGATTGAACAACCAGAAAGCCTGAAGAGTGAATCAGCACAACAGCAGCTGGCCTCCTATCAGGCTGACATCATGATCGTGGTGGCTTATGGCCTGCTACTCCCTCAGGCGGTTCTCGAAATACCACGTCTTGGCTGCGTCAACGTGCACGGTTCTTTATTACCCCGCTGGCGCGGAGCGGCACCTATTCAGCGTGCCATTTGGGCTGGTGACAAAGAAACCGGTGTCACCATCATGCAAATGGATGAAGGGCTGGATACCGGTCCTATGTTATTGAAAAGAAGCATTCCTATTGAGAATCAGGATACTTCAGCCTCAATTTACAACAAGCTTGCCGAATTGGGACCGGAAGCCTTATTACAGACTCTGACCCAGCTCGAAAACGGCACCTGTAATCCTGAACCGCAGGACGACAGCAACGCCAGTTATGCGAAGAAATTGAAAAAACAGGAAGCTCAGATTGACTGGAAACAGGATGCGGAATTTATCGAGCGCTGTATCCGGGCTTTCACACCCTGGCCGGGTACTGAGTTTACGCTCGAAGGAATGCGCTTTAAAGTCTGGCAAGCGAATGTATGCCAGGGCGAAGCAAATGCGCTGCCCGGCACCATTTTACAGGCAGATAAAAGCGGCCTTCGGGTCCAAACCGAGCAAGGCGCACTGAACATCACCCAACTGCAACCACCGGGCAAAAAAGCTATGCCGATAGCCGACGTACTCAATGCGCGGGCGGCCCTGTTCCAGCCAGGTGTCATACTGAGCCAGCATGAATAA
- the rsmB gene encoding 16S rRNA (cytosine(967)-C(5))-methyltransferase RsmB encodes MNNAATARAAAAFCLQQVLQHERSLNQVMPEAQQKFSLSAGDKAFTQAIVFGVLRDLPALEWLVQQALDKPLRSKLRVIHYLILVGLQQLRSMRTASHAAIAETVNACALLRQKALKGLVNAVLRNYQRQQESLEAQLASLPDKILGHPGWLLRRLKETYPEYWPAIVAANNTQAPMWLRVNIRHHSVAEYAHLLQQQGLESTTQPGLEQAICLQHPVDVHSLPGFSEGWVSVQDGAAQYAAQLLNAQPGERILDACAAPGGKTAHILERCDCQVSALDIDATRLTRVEENLQRLQLHANCQQGDAANPDTWWDGQQFDRILLDAPCSATGVIRRHPDIKWLRRDSDIDQLTELQAQILACQWQLLKPGGTLLYATCSVLPQENHQQVAAFLASHPDAYYDPLYADDESGWQLRPGQNNLDGFFYARLQKQE; translated from the coding sequence ATGAATAACGCGGCAACAGCTCGTGCCGCCGCCGCTTTTTGCCTGCAACAGGTCCTGCAGCATGAGCGCTCATTGAATCAGGTGATGCCTGAGGCGCAGCAAAAATTCAGTCTCTCAGCGGGCGATAAAGCTTTTACTCAGGCCATCGTATTTGGCGTACTGCGTGACCTCCCGGCGCTTGAATGGCTGGTTCAGCAGGCGCTTGATAAGCCGCTGAGAAGTAAACTTCGCGTAATACATTATCTTATCCTCGTTGGCCTGCAGCAACTCCGCTCAATGCGCACAGCTTCCCATGCCGCCATCGCAGAAACGGTTAACGCCTGCGCTCTGCTACGACAAAAAGCATTAAAAGGTCTGGTCAATGCTGTCCTGCGCAACTATCAGCGCCAGCAAGAAAGTCTGGAAGCACAGCTGGCATCCTTACCGGATAAAATTCTGGGCCATCCGGGCTGGTTATTACGTCGGCTCAAAGAAACCTACCCCGAATACTGGCCTGCTATAGTGGCGGCCAATAACACTCAGGCTCCTATGTGGCTGCGCGTAAACATACGCCATCATAGTGTGGCTGAGTATGCTCATTTGCTTCAACAACAGGGCCTCGAAAGCACCACACAACCTGGCCTGGAACAGGCCATTTGCCTGCAGCACCCGGTTGATGTACATAGCCTGCCCGGCTTCAGCGAAGGCTGGGTGTCAGTGCAGGATGGCGCGGCGCAGTACGCGGCTCAATTACTGAATGCTCAACCCGGCGAGCGCATTCTGGATGCCTGTGCTGCACCTGGCGGCAAAACCGCGCATATTCTGGAACGCTGCGACTGCCAGGTTAGCGCATTAGATATTGATGCTACTCGGCTGACACGGGTGGAAGAGAACCTGCAGCGTTTGCAACTGCACGCCAACTGTCAGCAAGGGGACGCTGCAAACCCTGACACCTGGTGGGACGGGCAGCAATTTGACCGCATTTTACTGGATGCACCCTGCTCGGCAACGGGCGTCATTCGCCGCCATCCTGACATAAAATGGTTACGTCGTGACTCTGATATTGACCAGCTCACCGAATTACAGGCGCAAATACTAGCCTGCCAATGGCAACTTCTTAAACCTGGTGGTACCTTGTTATATGCAACCTGCTCCGTATTACCACAGGAAAATCATCAGCAAGTAGCGGCTTTTTTGGCCTCGCATCCGGATGCCTATTATGATCCCCTGTATGCTGATGATGAAAGCGGGTGGCAACTGCGCCCAGGCCAGAATAATCTGGATGGATTTTTTTATGCGCGGCTTCAAAAGCAAGAGTGA